A section of the Rhizobium sp. BT03 genome encodes:
- a CDS encoding FadR/GntR family transcriptional regulator, with product MQDMDSWLSAKKEISRRNAAEAVFEDLRTAIVSRKLALGTRLPAEVQLAERYGISRAIVREALRSLQTLGFTQTRTGRGTFVVSESPARQLGGGAYSARDLMEARPCIEIPAAGWAALRRSNEQLASLTSLCNRMDEEEDVQIWVRMDAEFHGGIAEASGNAIFGKVVADVRGALSTQSELVEHVRGRRKASNAEHRRILQAVAAGSEADARAAMAEHLLEVKRSIIGIAGESPLTT from the coding sequence ATGCAGGATATGGATTCATGGTTGTCGGCGAAGAAAGAGATAAGCCGAAGAAACGCTGCCGAGGCGGTCTTTGAAGATCTCCGCACGGCGATTGTTAGTCGGAAACTGGCGCTCGGAACCCGTCTTCCCGCGGAGGTGCAACTCGCCGAACGTTACGGCATCAGCCGGGCGATCGTGCGTGAAGCGCTCCGCTCGCTGCAGACGCTGGGCTTCACACAGACCAGAACCGGGCGGGGCACCTTCGTCGTTTCGGAAAGCCCGGCGCGGCAGCTCGGCGGCGGCGCCTATTCCGCCCGCGATCTGATGGAGGCGCGCCCGTGCATCGAGATCCCGGCTGCGGGCTGGGCCGCATTGCGGCGCTCGAACGAGCAGCTGGCATCGCTCACATCCTTGTGCAACCGGATGGACGAGGAGGAGGACGTCCAGATATGGGTGCGGATGGACGCTGAGTTTCACGGAGGGATCGCCGAAGCCTCCGGCAATGCGATCTTCGGGAAGGTCGTTGCCGATGTCCGCGGGGCGCTTTCGACGCAATCGGAACTGGTGGAGCATGTTCGCGGCCGGCGTAAAGCCTCCAACGCCGAGCACCGCCGCATTCTCCAGGCCGTAGCCGCAGGCAGCGAGGCGGATGCGCGGGCAGCCATGGCGGAGCACCTGCTGGAGGTCAAGCGGTCCATTATCGGCATTGCCGGTGAATCGCCGCTGACGACATGA
- a CDS encoding FadR/GntR family transcriptional regulator, whose translation MNDLEDWLSDSAILSRKSASELVFEELRNLIASGRFAAGSKLPSEAKLAAKYGVSRPIVREALRSLQILGLTETRTGSGTYVLAAGGGGDIRYGDYSARDLMEARPFVEVSAAGWAALRRSDDELSRLLHLCDRMEQEEDTEAWVRLDSDFHGLIAEASKNTVFRDIVDDVREALAQQSGLLTALGPRRQESNEEHRAIVEAIRIGAEAEAQTAMEIHLRKVEAAVSRIIGAEPR comes from the coding sequence ATGAACGATCTAGAAGACTGGCTATCCGACTCCGCGATCCTCAGTCGAAAAAGCGCCTCGGAACTGGTCTTCGAGGAGCTGCGCAATCTCATTGCCTCCGGCCGCTTTGCCGCCGGTTCGAAGCTGCCGTCGGAAGCGAAGCTTGCGGCAAAATACGGCGTCAGCCGCCCGATCGTGCGGGAAGCGCTGCGCTCGCTGCAGATTTTGGGGCTGACGGAGACGCGAACGGGAAGCGGAACCTATGTGCTCGCAGCTGGCGGCGGCGGAGATATCCGCTACGGCGATTATTCGGCGCGTGATCTGATGGAGGCGCGGCCCTTCGTCGAAGTATCCGCTGCCGGCTGGGCGGCGCTGCGCCGAAGCGATGACGAGCTGTCCCGGCTGCTTCATCTTTGCGACCGGATGGAGCAGGAAGAAGATACCGAGGCCTGGGTGCGGCTGGATTCGGATTTTCACGGACTGATCGCCGAGGCATCGAAGAATACCGTCTTCCGAGACATCGTCGATGACGTCCGCGAGGCGTTGGCGCAGCAATCCGGGCTGCTGACCGCCTTGGGGCCGCGCCGCCAGGAATCGAATGAAGAGCATCGCGCCATCGTCGAAGCCATCCGCATAGGGGCGGAGGCCGAAGCCCAGACGGCAATGGAAATTCATCTCAGGAAGGTCGAGGCGGCCGTCAGCCGCATCATCGGCGCCGAGCCGCGCTAA
- a CDS encoding amino acid permease translates to MTVMQNRSEAEGQVFAEEDLGYHKALKPRQIQMIAIGGAIGTGLFLGAGGRLAAAGPALVLVYALCGFFAFLVLRALGELIVHRPTSGSFVSYAREFYGEKLAFAVGWMYWLTWAMTAVADVTAVALYMNFFKAYVPWIAMIDQWVFALVALVLVLSMNLLSVKVFGELEFWFSLVKVLALVVFLIVGVYFVVTGTPIDGHVPGLSTITDFGGMFPNSILPALVVIQGVVFAYASIELIGTAAGETENARKVMPRAIRTVVLRLVVFYVGSVLLLSLLLPYTAYKGGESPFVTFFGKIGIQGADVVMNLVVLTAVLSSLNAGLYSTGRILHSMAVSGSAPAALAKMNRSGVPYVGIAVTAVVTAFGVVLNAVVPAEAFEIGLNVAALGIIAAWGVIVLCQLKLWQLSRQGKLARPEFRMFGAPYTGLLTLGFLAVVVILMALDYPVGTYTVASLALIVPALVVGWLLMRERIYMLAAEQGEDRGGFDLA, encoded by the coding sequence ATGACAGTCATGCAAAATAGAAGCGAGGCCGAAGGCCAGGTCTTTGCCGAGGAGGATCTCGGCTACCACAAGGCGCTGAAGCCGCGGCAGATCCAGATGATCGCTATCGGCGGCGCCATCGGCACGGGGCTGTTTCTCGGCGCCGGCGGCCGGCTTGCCGCTGCCGGGCCGGCCCTTGTGCTGGTCTATGCCTTGTGCGGCTTTTTCGCTTTCCTCGTTCTGAGGGCGCTCGGCGAACTGATCGTCCATCGCCCGACCTCGGGCTCGTTCGTCTCTTATGCCCGCGAATTTTACGGTGAAAAGCTCGCCTTCGCGGTTGGCTGGATGTATTGGCTGACCTGGGCGATGACGGCGGTCGCCGACGTCACTGCGGTCGCCCTCTACATGAATTTCTTCAAGGCCTATGTCCCCTGGATCGCGATGATCGATCAGTGGGTGTTTGCGCTGGTGGCGCTGGTCCTCGTCCTCTCGATGAACCTTCTGTCGGTGAAGGTCTTCGGTGAACTGGAATTCTGGTTCAGCCTCGTCAAGGTCCTCGCCCTGGTCGTCTTCCTGATCGTCGGCGTCTACTTCGTCGTCACCGGCACGCCGATCGACGGCCATGTTCCGGGTCTCAGCACGATCACCGATTTCGGCGGCATGTTCCCGAACAGCATCCTGCCGGCCCTGGTGGTGATCCAGGGCGTGGTGTTCGCCTATGCCTCGATCGAACTGATCGGCACCGCCGCCGGTGAAACCGAAAATGCCCGCAAAGTCATGCCGCGGGCGATCCGGACGGTCGTGCTGCGCCTGGTGGTCTTCTATGTCGGCTCGGTCCTGCTGCTGTCGCTGCTGCTGCCCTATACCGCCTACAAGGGCGGCGAGAGCCCGTTCGTGACCTTCTTCGGCAAGATCGGCATCCAGGGCGCCGACGTCGTCATGAACCTCGTGGTGCTGACGGCCGTCCTGTCGTCGCTGAATGCCGGCCTCTATTCGACCGGCCGCATCCTGCATTCCATGGCGGTTTCCGGCTCGGCGCCGGCGGCGCTGGCGAAGATGAACCGATCGGGCGTGCCCTATGTCGGCATTGCGGTGACGGCTGTCGTGACCGCCTTCGGAGTCGTGCTGAACGCCGTCGTTCCGGCGGAGGCCTTCGAAATCGGCCTGAATGTCGCCGCCCTCGGCATCATCGCCGCATGGGGCGTGATCGTGCTCTGCCAGCTCAAGCTGTGGCAGCTGTCGCGGCAGGGCAAGCTGGCGCGGCCTGAATTCCGGATGTTCGGCGCGCCTTACACCGGCCTGCTGACCCTGGGCTTCCTCGCCGTCGTCGTGATCCTGATGGCCCTCGACTATCCGGTCGGAACCTACACGGTCGCTTCTCTGGCCCTGATCGTTCCGGCGCTGGTGGTCGGCTGGCTGCTGATGCGTGAGCGCATCTACATGCTCGCCGCCGAACAGGGCGAGGACCGCGGCGGTTTCGATCTCGCCTGA
- a CDS encoding asparaginase, translated as MTPSEDFVVTERGGIVENSHRVHAAVVDAKGGLLYALGNPERMTLARSAAKPAQALAILETEGVERFGFDDADIALMCASHSSEERHIARTRTMLSKIKAEEADLRCGGHPSLSESVNRAWIRQDFVPTAVCSNCSGKHVGMLAGARAIGADMEGYHLADHPMQGRVKRTVAELCDLDVRDVEWGIDGCNLPTPAFPLDRLARIYAKLAAAADGGGAGEGLSARGAALARIFHAMAHHPDMVAGEGRYCTALMRAFDGALIGKLGADASYAIGVRASDETRRLGTDGALGISVKIEDGNLEILYAVVTELLERLGIGTPEIRSRLAPFHHPQRANTMGVTTGGVSFPFKLHGSKADGDDPRLAALAR; from the coding sequence ATGACCCCGAGTGAGGATTTCGTCGTCACCGAACGTGGCGGCATCGTCGAGAACAGTCATCGCGTCCACGCGGCTGTCGTCGATGCAAAGGGCGGGCTGCTTTACGCGCTTGGAAATCCCGAGCGTATGACGCTTGCCCGCTCCGCCGCCAAGCCGGCCCAGGCGCTTGCCATCCTGGAGACGGAGGGCGTCGAGCGCTTCGGCTTCGACGATGCGGATATTGCGCTGATGTGTGCGTCCCACAGCAGCGAAGAGCGGCATATCGCGCGCACGCGAACCATGCTGTCGAAGATCAAGGCCGAGGAGGCCGACCTTCGCTGCGGCGGTCATCCTTCGCTGTCCGAATCGGTCAACCGCGCCTGGATCAGGCAGGACTTTGTCCCGACAGCCGTCTGCAGCAATTGCTCGGGCAAGCACGTCGGCATGCTTGCCGGCGCCCGGGCGATCGGAGCAGACATGGAAGGCTACCACCTGGCGGATCATCCGATGCAGGGGAGGGTCAAACGCACCGTCGCCGAACTCTGCGATCTTGATGTTCGGGATGTTGAATGGGGGATCGACGGATGCAATCTCCCGACCCCGGCCTTTCCTCTGGACCGCCTGGCCCGGATCTATGCCAAGCTTGCCGCGGCAGCGGATGGCGGCGGGGCGGGCGAGGGGCTGTCGGCGCGGGGTGCGGCACTGGCCCGCATCTTCCATGCAATGGCACACCACCCTGACATGGTCGCGGGCGAGGGGCGCTACTGCACGGCGCTGATGCGCGCATTCGACGGCGCCCTCATCGGCAAGCTCGGCGCCGATGCCAGCTACGCGATCGGCGTGCGGGCCTCGGATGAAACCCGGCGATTGGGGACGGACGGTGCGCTCGGCATCTCGGTCAAGATCGAGGACGGCAATCTCGAAATCCTTTACGCCGTCGTGACGGAGCTTCTCGAGCGCCTCGGCATCGGTACGCCTGAGATCCGCAGTCGGCTCGCGCCGTTCCATCATCCCCAGCGCGCGAACACGATGGGTGTTACGACAGGCGGCGTATCCTTTCCGTTCAAGCTGCACGGATCGAAGGCGGACGGTGACGATCCTCGTCTTGCCGCCCTGGCCCGATGA
- the aspA gene encoding aspartate ammonia-lyase: MTTSDITTIRVEHDLIGDRDVPASAYYGVHTLRAVENFPITGQTLKESADLIASLAAIKQAAAHANVSLGLLDQQRADAIIAACVEIRDGALHDQFVVDLIQGGAGTSTNMNANEVIANRALEILGHRRGEYQHLHPNEHVNLSQSTNDVYPTALKLAAWIGVHRLVDAMAILRLAFEAKAVEFADVLKMGRTQLQDAVPMTLGQEFGTYALMLAEDEARLSEAVSLIREINLGATAIGTGITAHPRYAALVRERLSEIVGVDLVTSPDLVEATQDCGSFVQLSGVLKRVAVKLSKTCNDLRLLSSGPRAGFNEINLPARQAGSSIMPGKVNPVIPEVVNQVAFEVIGNDVTITMAAEAGQLQLNAFEPVIFYSLYRSLSHLTNACLTLEANCIQGITANRDRLRQTVEQSIGIVTALNPYIGYRNATEVALEAHHSGRGVYEILLERGLMQKEHLDAVLRPETLTRPSEKLSFS, from the coding sequence ATGACGACATCCGATATCACGACAATCCGCGTTGAGCACGACCTGATCGGCGATCGCGACGTGCCGGCCTCGGCCTATTACGGCGTGCATACGCTGCGCGCGGTCGAGAATTTTCCGATTACCGGTCAGACGCTGAAGGAATCGGCGGATCTGATCGCGTCGCTCGCGGCGATCAAGCAGGCGGCGGCTCATGCCAATGTTAGCCTCGGCCTTCTGGATCAGCAGCGCGCCGATGCGATCATCGCGGCCTGCGTCGAAATCCGCGACGGCGCATTGCACGACCAGTTCGTCGTCGATCTGATCCAGGGCGGTGCGGGAACCTCGACCAACATGAACGCCAATGAGGTGATTGCCAACAGGGCGCTTGAAATCCTGGGCCATCGCCGCGGCGAGTACCAGCACCTGCATCCGAACGAGCACGTCAATCTCTCGCAATCCACCAACGACGTCTACCCGACGGCGTTGAAGCTCGCCGCATGGATCGGCGTTCACCGTCTCGTCGACGCCATGGCGATCCTGCGCCTGGCATTCGAGGCCAAGGCGGTCGAGTTTGCCGACGTCCTGAAGATGGGCCGCACCCAGTTGCAGGACGCCGTGCCGATGACGCTCGGCCAGGAGTTCGGAACCTATGCGCTGATGCTGGCGGAAGACGAGGCGCGCCTTTCCGAGGCGGTCTCGCTGATCCGCGAGATCAATCTCGGCGCGACGGCGATCGGTACCGGCATTACCGCCCATCCGCGTTATGCCGCGCTGGTACGCGAGCGCCTCTCCGAAATCGTCGGCGTCGATCTGGTGACGTCACCTGACCTGGTGGAGGCGACACAGGATTGCGGCTCCTTCGTGCAGCTTTCGGGCGTTCTCAAGCGTGTGGCGGTCAAGCTGTCCAAGACCTGCAACGACCTGCGGCTTCTGTCCTCGGGGCCGCGGGCCGGCTTTAACGAGATCAATCTGCCGGCGCGCCAGGCCGGCTCCTCGATCATGCCCGGCAAGGTCAACCCTGTTATCCCTGAAGTGGTCAACCAGGTCGCTTTCGAAGTGATCGGCAATGACGTGACAATCACCATGGCCGCGGAAGCCGGTCAGCTGCAGCTGAACGCCTTCGAGCCGGTGATCTTCTACAGCCTCTATCGGAGTCTCAGCCACCTGACCAATGCCTGCCTGACGCTCGAGGCGAATTGCATTCAAGGCATTACTGCCAATCGCGATCGCCTGCGGCAGACGGTCGAGCAATCGATCGGCATCGTCACGGCGCTCAACCCCTATATCGGCTACCGCAACGCCACGGAGGTTGCGCTGGAAGCGCATCATTCCGGACGGGGAGTCTATGAAATCCTTCTCGAACGCGGCCTGATGCAGAAGGAGCATCTCGATGCGGTGCTGCGCCCGGAAACGCTGACCCGGCCGAGCGAGAAGCTGTCCTTCTCGTAA
- a CDS encoding TauD/TfdA family dioxygenase: MSNPVLVNQIIPDTDVVPLTGRVGAEIKGIRLGGELSDATVAAVNQLLLKHKVIFFRDQGHLDDSEQEAFARRLGDLVPHPTQGPASGTASILNLDSSRGGGRADQWHTDVTFVDAYPKFSVLRGVVIPAAGGDTIWSNTHAAYESLPAPLKLLAENLWAIHSNAYDYAAVRPRATAEEKKHFEEVFTSTIYETEHPVVRVHPETGERSLLLGNFVQRLVGLSKSDSAKLYEVFQSYVTAPENTVRWRWRAGDVAIWDNRATQHYAVNDYGDRHRVVRRATVDGDVPVSIDGRRSITHVKAAKPQAKAA, translated from the coding sequence ATGAGCAATCCGGTTCTCGTCAATCAGATCATTCCCGACACCGATGTCGTCCCGCTGACCGGCCGTGTCGGAGCCGAAATCAAAGGCATCCGCCTTGGCGGAGAGCTTTCGGATGCAACGGTAGCAGCCGTCAACCAGCTTCTCCTTAAGCACAAGGTCATCTTCTTCCGCGATCAGGGGCATCTTGACGATTCCGAACAGGAAGCTTTCGCACGCCGCCTCGGCGATCTCGTGCCGCACCCGACCCAGGGACCGGCCTCCGGCACGGCTTCCATCCTCAATCTCGACTCCAGCCGCGGTGGCGGCAGGGCGGATCAGTGGCACACCGACGTCACCTTCGTCGACGCCTATCCCAAATTCTCCGTGCTTCGCGGCGTCGTCATTCCGGCAGCCGGCGGCGACACGATCTGGTCCAACACCCATGCCGCCTACGAAAGCCTGCCGGCGCCGCTCAAACTGCTGGCGGAGAATTTGTGGGCCATTCACAGCAATGCCTATGACTATGCCGCCGTGCGCCCTCGCGCCACCGCCGAAGAGAAGAAGCATTTCGAGGAGGTTTTCACCTCGACCATCTATGAGACCGAGCATCCTGTTGTCCGTGTCCATCCGGAAACCGGCGAAAGATCGCTGCTGCTCGGCAACTTCGTCCAGCGCCTTGTCGGCCTGTCGAAGAGCGACTCCGCGAAACTCTACGAGGTCTTCCAGTCCTACGTCACGGCCCCGGAAAATACCGTGCGCTGGCGCTGGCGGGCCGGCGATGTCGCGATCTGGGACAACCGCGCCACCCAGCACTATGCCGTCAACGACTATGGCGACCGGCACCGGGTCGTGCGCCGCGCCACCGTCGACGGCGATGTCCCCGTCAGCATCGACGGCCGCCGCAGCATAACCCACGTCAAGGCTGCCAAGCCGCAAGCAAAGGCGGCGTGA
- a CDS encoding carboxymuconolactone decarboxylase family protein — protein MATVKLLSDQEAAAIPAVQAVFDDIRATRKTDFINNFWRALANDPANLKRVWETLKSVMTVEGAIDPLTREMIYIAVSTANACQYCIQSHTAAARARGMTDAQHGELLTIVGLAAQTNHLALAMQVPSDPEFEVR, from the coding sequence ATGGCAACAGTCAAACTCCTGTCGGACCAAGAGGCCGCCGCCATTCCGGCCGTTCAAGCCGTGTTCGACGATATCAGGGCGACACGCAAGACCGACTTCATCAACAATTTCTGGCGTGCCCTTGCCAACGATCCCGCAAATCTCAAGCGGGTGTGGGAGACGCTCAAATCGGTCATGACGGTCGAAGGCGCCATCGATCCGCTAACGCGGGAGATGATCTATATAGCGGTATCGACGGCCAATGCCTGCCAGTACTGCATTCAATCCCACACCGCCGCCGCCCGCGCGCGGGGCATGACCGATGCCCAACATGGCGAGCTCCTGACGATCGTCGGGCTTGCCGCGCAGACGAACCACCTCGCTCTCGCCATGCAGGTGCCGTCCGACCCGGAATTCGAGGTGCGATAG
- a CDS encoding Rrf2 family transcriptional regulator: protein MNTRFAVATHILTFLQTQQGRPASSELIASSVNTNPTLIRRLLSQLSRAGLTTSQMGTGGGALLGRPGDAITLLDVHKAVDEDLAIFPLHQEPNPKCPVGRNIRAVLRGRVAAVEKAMEVELSRTTIADLAADIAAAAPAV, encoded by the coding sequence ATGAATACCCGTTTCGCGGTCGCCACACACATCTTAACGTTTCTACAAACCCAGCAAGGCCGTCCTGCATCGTCAGAACTCATTGCGTCGAGCGTCAACACAAATCCAACGCTCATTCGACGTCTTCTGTCGCAGCTTTCCAGGGCGGGTTTGACGACCTCGCAAATGGGAACCGGCGGCGGGGCTCTGCTCGGCCGGCCAGGTGACGCGATCACACTGCTCGACGTGCACAAGGCCGTGGACGAGGACCTCGCCATTTTTCCTCTGCACCAGGAGCCCAATCCGAAGTGCCCGGTGGGTCGCAATATCAGGGCGGTACTGCGCGGCCGTGTCGCGGCGGTCGAGAAGGCAATGGAAGTGGAACTTTCCCGTACGACGATTGCCGACCTGGCCGCCGATATCGCGGCCGCTGCGCCAGCGGTTTAA
- a CDS encoding nuclear transport factor 2 family protein, translating into MTMQEKQVVDLLKAIETGAAEPVGVINPGKYTQHNLGAADGLKGFGELLAALPKGSAKANTVRVFQDGDLVVAHTDYNFFGPKVGFDIFRFENGKIVEHWDNLQETAGPNPGGHTMVDGPTEIKDLDKTDANKKLVAAFVDDILVNGRMEKLAGYFDGDNYTQHNPQIGDGLSGLGAALKAMAEAGITMKYDTMHKVLGKGDFVLTVSEGKLAGKPTSFYDLFRIENGKIAEHWDTIEAIPAKADWKNQNGKFGF; encoded by the coding sequence ATGACTATGCAGGAAAAACAGGTCGTCGATCTCCTCAAGGCTATCGAAACCGGCGCGGCCGAGCCGGTAGGCGTGATCAATCCCGGGAAATACACACAGCACAATCTCGGCGCAGCCGATGGATTGAAGGGCTTCGGCGAACTCCTCGCCGCCCTACCCAAGGGATCGGCCAAGGCGAACACCGTGCGGGTGTTCCAGGACGGCGACCTTGTCGTCGCCCATACGGATTACAATTTCTTCGGACCGAAGGTCGGCTTCGACATCTTCCGCTTCGAGAATGGCAAGATCGTCGAACATTGGGACAATCTGCAGGAAACGGCCGGCCCGAACCCCGGCGGCCACACGATGGTCGACGGCCCGACCGAAATCAAGGATCTCGACAAGACGGACGCCAACAAGAAGCTGGTCGCCGCCTTCGTAGACGACATTCTCGTCAACGGCCGCATGGAGAAGCTTGCGGGATACTTCGATGGCGACAACTACACGCAGCACAATCCGCAGATCGGCGACGGCCTTTCGGGGCTCGGGGCGGCCCTGAAGGCGATGGCCGAAGCAGGCATCACCATGAAGTACGACACAATGCACAAGGTTCTTGGCAAGGGCGATTTCGTGCTCACGGTCAGCGAAGGCAAATTAGCCGGCAAGCCGACATCATTTTATGATTTGTTCCGCATCGAGAACGGCAAGATCGCCGAGCATTGGGACACGATCGAAGCCATTCCGGCAAAGGCCGATTGGAAGAATCAGAACGGCAAGTTCGGGTTCTAA
- a CDS encoding GMC family oxidoreductase N-terminal domain-containing protein, producing the protein MALIEAGGENPLDIGRSQGAFFVTWSSERNWGYETVPQERLGGRSITHPRGRAVGGSNVLNVGAWLRGRPEDYDAWEAAGAIGWNGDVALDVFRKVERTDRGRNRLRGHDGPIVMHDVATPTDLSERLRDAFVEAGLGQRGDSNGADPFVTDRYQTMFESGVRRTVADDFLTEEVRSRDSFTIITNALVNRSAGDVLAVVPLDRVARSVSHL; encoded by the coding sequence GTGGCGCTGATCGAAGCCGGCGGCGAAAACCCACTCGACATCGGCCGCAGCCAGGGCGCGTTCTTCGTGACCTGGAGCAGTGAGCGAAACTGGGGCTATGAGACCGTCCCGCAGGAACGTCTCGGAGGCCGGTCGATCACACATCCCCGGGGTCGTGCCGTGGGCGGATCGAACGTGCTCAATGTCGGCGCCTGGCTGCGCGGCCGGCCCGAGGATTACGACGCTTGGGAGGCCGCCGGCGCCATCGGCTGGAACGGCGATGTGGCGCTCGACGTCTTCCGGAAAGTGGAGCGGACCGATCGCGGACGCAACAGGCTGCGAGGCCATGATGGCCCAATCGTGATGCATGACGTCGCGACTCCTACCGACTTGTCGGAGCGGTTGCGCGATGCGTTCGTCGAGGCCGGCCTCGGGCAGCGCGGCGACTCGAATGGCGCGGACCCCTTCGTGACCGATCGCTACCAGACGATGTTCGAAAGCGGGGTCCGCCGCACGGTCGCCGACGATTTCCTCACCGAGGAGGTGCGATCGCGCGATAGTTTTACGATCATCACGAATGCATTGGTCAATCGCAGCGCCGGAGACGTCCTCGCTGTCGTGCCTCTCGATCGAGTGGCCCGATCCGTGAGTCATCTCTAG
- a CDS encoding ISNCY family transposase: protein MGLIAMSERDLQRIEVLSKVADGRMTMVSASHVLALSERQVRRLLDRIRTTGAASIRHKAIGRPSNNRISDGVRDYAVTLVRERYADFGPTLAAEKLAERDGLRVSRETLRGWMTQAGLWLSRKQRRTFHQPRLRREAYGELVQIDGSEHRWFEDRGDPCSLLVFVDDATGRLMQLRFVRSESAFSYFDALELYLKQHGAPIAFYSDKHSVFRVTKKEAKGGQGMTQFGRALSELNIEILCANSSQAKGRVERMNRTLQDRLVKELRLAGIDTMEAGNAFLPGFMVDYNGRFAIVPARSDDLHRPVNLAPDRLKEILCKREQRYVGSQLTFSFERKRIMLEESDVTRGLAGRYVETYAYADGRLDVRWKGHSLPYKTFDKDQRVTHAAITENKRLGDVLTYIKERQEQPSKPVVMTNSEKNGYVRRAHGPGRRKDFTNDPAVIERHKAALAKRDAAE, encoded by the coding sequence ATGGGACTGATTGCGATGAGCGAGCGTGACCTGCAGCGGATCGAGGTTTTGTCGAAGGTTGCCGACGGGCGGATGACGATGGTGTCGGCGTCACATGTGCTTGCTCTCAGCGAGCGCCAGGTGCGGCGGCTGTTGGATCGCATCAGAACGACCGGTGCGGCATCGATCCGCCACAAGGCGATCGGCCGGCCGTCGAACAACCGGATCAGCGATGGTGTTCGCGATTATGCGGTGACGCTGGTTCGTGAACGTTATGCGGATTTCGGTCCGACGCTGGCGGCCGAGAAGCTTGCCGAGCGCGATGGATTGCGTGTGTCGCGCGAGACGTTGCGCGGCTGGATGACGCAGGCCGGATTGTGGCTGTCACGCAAGCAGCGGCGGACGTTTCATCAGCCGCGCTTGCGGCGCGAAGCCTATGGCGAGCTGGTGCAGATCGACGGGTCCGAGCATCGCTGGTTCGAGGATCGTGGAGATCCGTGCTCGCTCCTGGTGTTTGTCGACGATGCGACGGGCCGGTTGATGCAGTTGCGGTTCGTGCGCTCGGAAAGCGCCTTCAGCTATTTCGACGCACTTGAGCTTTATCTGAAGCAGCACGGGGCGCCGATCGCCTTTTATTCCGACAAGCACTCGGTCTTCCGGGTGACGAAGAAGGAGGCCAAGGGTGGTCAGGGCATGACCCAGTTCGGACGGGCACTCTCGGAGCTAAATATCGAGATTCTCTGTGCAAACTCCAGCCAGGCCAAAGGCCGTGTCGAGCGGATGAACCGGACGCTGCAGGATCGTCTGGTCAAGGAATTGCGACTGGCAGGCATCGACACCATGGAGGCAGGCAATGCGTTTCTGCCGGGCTTCATGGTGGACTACAATGGGCGGTTTGCGATTGTCCCTGCCCGATCCGATGACCTGCACCGGCCGGTAAATCTTGCACCGGATCGGTTGAAGGAGATCCTGTGCAAACGCGAGCAGCGCTATGTCGGGTCGCAGCTGACGTTTTCGTTCGAGCGTAAGCGGATCATGCTGGAGGAGAGCGACGTGACGCGCGGATTGGCCGGCCGCTATGTCGAGACCTATGCCTATGCCGATGGCCGCCTCGATGTACGATGGAAGGGACATTCCCTGCCCTACAAAACCTTCGACAAGGACCAGCGGGTGACGCATGCGGCGATCACCGAGAACAAACGGCTCGGCGACGTTCTGACTTATATCAAGGAGCGTCAGGAGCAGCCGTCGAAGCCGGTGGTGATGACCAACAGCGAGAAGAACGGCTATGTGCGACGTGCTCACGGTCCGGGGCGACGGAAGGATTTTACGAACGATCCGGCCGTCATCGAACGCCATAAAGCTGCGCTGGCAAAGCGCGATGCTGCCGAGTGA